A genomic region of Phragmites australis chromosome 2, lpPhrAust1.1, whole genome shotgun sequence contains the following coding sequences:
- the LOC133891921 gene encoding receptor-like protein kinase HSL1 produces the protein MGSFLPLLLPLLLLANAALLARALNQDGLHLLDAKRALTVPAASLADWNPRDATPCNWTGVSCHDGDGAVIGISLPGVNLAGSFPAALCRLPRLRSVNLYMNYIGPDLASAAVARCKALERLDLSMNALVGRLPDALADLPELVYLNLGSNNFSGSIPESFGRFKKLESLSLVYNLLGGEVPAFLGGVATLRELNLSYNPFAPGPVPAELGDLSALRVLWLAGCSLIGSIPPSLGRLGNLTDLDLSTNALTGPIPPEITGLTSALQIELYNNSLSGPLPKGFGKLRELRSIDFSMNRLDGAIPEDLFDAPKLESVHLYANSLTGPVPESVAKAPSLVELRLFANRLNGTLPADLGKNTPLVCVDLSDNSISGEIPPGICDRGELEELLMLDNMLSGRIPEALGRCRRLRRVRLSNNRLQGDVPDAVWGLPHMSLLELNDNQLTGEISPVIAGAANLSKLVLSNNRLTGSIPSEIGSVSKLYELSADGNVLSGPLPASLGGLAELGRLVLQNNSLSGQLLRGVESWKKLSELNLADNGFTGSIPPELGDLPVLNYLDLSGNELTGEVPMQLENLKLNQFNVSNNKLSGPLPPQYATEAYRSSFLGNPELCGEIAGLCVNSKGRSKYHSGFAWMMRSIFIFAAVVLVAGVAWFYWRYRSFKISKLSADRSKWTLTSFHKLSFSEYEILDCLDEDNVVGSGASGKVYKAVLSNGEVVAVKKLWHGAIKKDTENGGEGSSADDSFEAEVKTLGKIRHKNIVKLWCCCIHKDCKLLVYEYMPNGSLGDVLHSSKAGLLDWPTRYKIALDAAEGLSYLHHDCVPSIVHRDVKSNNILLDAEFGARVADFGVAKVVEATGCAPKSMSVIAGSCGYIAPEYAYTLRVNEKSDTYSFGVVLLELVTGKPPVDPEFGEKDLVKWVCSTIDQKGVEHVLDSRLDMTFKEEITRVLNIGLLCASSLPINRPAMRRVVKMLQEVCGAGEARPRLDKGGKLSLYYDEDTSDQGSSV, from the exons ATGGGctccttcctccccctcctgctccccctcctcctcctcgccaatGCCGCCCTCCTGGCTCGGGCGCTCAACCAGGACGGCCTCCACCTGCTCGACGCCAAGCGCGCGCTAACCGTCCCCGCGGCCTCTCTCGCCGACTGGAACCCCCGCGACGCCACGCCCTGCAACTGGACCGGCGTTTCCTgccacgacggcgacggcgccgtCATCGGGATCTCCCTCCCGGGCGTCAACCTCGCCGGCTCCTTCCCCGCCGCGCTCTGCCGCCTCCCGCGCCTGCGCTCCGTCAACCTCTACATGAACTACATCGGCCCCGacctcgcctccgccgccgtcgcccggtGCAAGGCGCTCGAGCGCCTCGACCTCTCCATGAACGCGCTCGTCGGCCGGCTCCCTGACGCGCTCGCCGATCTCCCGGAGCTCGTCTACCTCAACCTCGGGAGCAACAACTTCTCCGGCTCCATCCCGGAGTCCTTTGGGCGCTTCAAGAAGCTCGAGTCGCTTTCCCTCGTCTACAACCTGCTCGGCGGCGAGGTCCCGGCGTTTCTTGGCGGCGTCGCCACGCTCCGGGAGCTCAACCTCTCCTACAACCCCTTCGCGCCGGGCCCCGTGCCGGCCGAGCTCGGCGACCTGTCCGCGCTTCGCGTGCTCTGGCTCGCCGGCTGCAGCCTCATCGGCTCCATCCCGCCCTCCCTCGGCCGACTCGGCAACCTCACAGACCTCGACTTGTCCACCAACGCGCTCACCGGCCCCATACCGCCGGAGATTACGGGGCTCACCAGCGCCCTTCAAATCGAGTTGTACAACAACTCGCTCTCAGGGCCGCTTCCCAAGGGGTTCGGCAAGCTCCGCGAGCTCAGGAGCATCGATTTCTCTATGAACCGGCTCGACGGCGCCATCCCCGAGGACCTTTTCGACGCACCCAAGCTGGAGAGCGTGCACCTGTATGCCAACTCGCTCACAGGGCCCGTGCCGGAGTCGGTGGCGAAGGCGCCGTCGCTCGTCGAGCTGCGGCTGTTCGCCAACAGGCTGAACGGCACGCTGCCTGCCGACCTCGGCAAGAACACGCCGCTGGTGTGCGTGGACCTGTCTGACAACTCCATCTCGGGCGAGATCCCACCGGGGATATGCGACCGCGGTGAGCTGGAGGAGCTGCTCATGCTCGACAATATGCTGTCCGGGCGCATCCCCGAGGCGCTCGGTCGGTGCCGGAGGCTGCGGCGGGTGCGGCTGTCGAACAACAGGCTCCAAGGTGACGTGCCCGATGCAGTCTGGGGCCTGCCGCACATGTCACTGCTCGAGCTCAATGACAACCAGCTCACCGGAGAGATCTCCCCAGTCATTGCCGGCGCAGCAAACCTGTCCAAGCTTGTGCTGTCCAACAACCGGCTGACCGGGAGCATCCCATCGGAAATTGGATCGGTCTCGAAGCTGTACGAGCTATCGGCCGACGGCAACGTGCTGTCTGGCCCGCTCCCGGCCTCCCTTGGCGGCCTGGCAGAGCTCGGCCGGCTTGTTCTCCAGAACAATTCCCTGTCCGGCCAGTTGCTTCGGGGAGTCGAATCTTGGAAGAAGCTTAGTGAGCTCAACCTCGCGGACAATGGCTTCACTGGCTCCATACCACCGGAACTCGGTGATCTGCCGGTGCTCAACTACCTTGACCTCTCCGGCAACGAACTCACCGGCGAGGTACCAATGCAATTGGAGAACCTGAAGCTGAACCAGTTCAATGTCTCCAACAACAAGCTCAGCGGCCCGCTACCCCCGCAGTATGCCACAGAGGCGTACCGCAGCAGCTTCTTGGGCAACCCAGAGCTGTGCGGAGAAATTGCCGGTTTATGTGTCAATTCTAAGGGAAGGTCAAAGTACCACTCCGGCTTTGCCTGGATGATGCGCTCGATATTCATATTTGCGGCTGTCGTTTTGGTTGCTGGAGTTGCGTGGTTCTACTGGCGGTACCGAAGCTTCAAGATATCAAAGCTGAGTGCCGACCGCTCAAAATGGACATTAACATCATTCCACAAGCTCTCATTTAGTGAGTATGAGATCCTGGATTGCCTTGACGAGGACAATGTCGTTGGCAGTGGTGCATCTGGGAAGGTGTACAAGGCAGTGCTCAGCAATGGTGAGGTGGTTGCGGTCAAGAAGCTGTGGCATGGGGCGATAAAGAAGGATACCGAGAACGGTGGCGAGGGCTCTTCTGCCGATGACAGCTTTGAGGCTGAGGTGAAGACACTCGGCAAGATTCGGCACAAGAACATTGTCAAGCTCTGGTGCTGCTGCATACACAAGGACTGCAAGCTGCTGGTATATGAGTACATGCCCAATGGTAGCCTGGGGGATGTGCTGCACAGCAGCAAGGCTGGCCTGTTGGATTGGCCAACGCGGTACAAGATTGCGCTGGATGCAGCAGAGGGGCTATCCTATCTTCACCATGACTGTGTCCCGTCCATCGTCCACAGGGATGTCAAGTCGAATAACATCCTCTTGGATGCAGAATTTGGCGCCCGTGTTGCGGATTTCGGGGTCGCCAAGGTGGTGGAGGCGACCGGCTGTGCCCCCAAGTCCATGTCAGTCATCGCTGGCTCGTGCGGTTACATTGCACCTG AGTATGCATACACACTGCGCGTCAACGAGAAGAGCGACACATATAGCTTCGGAGTGGTCCTCCTCGAGCTGGTGACCGGGAAACCACCGGTGGATCCCGAGTTTGGCGAGAAGGACTTGGTGAAGTGGGTGTGCAGCACAATTGATCAGAAGGGGGTAGAGCACGTCCTCGACAGCAGGCTCGACATGACCTTCAAGGAAGAGATCACCAGGGTCCTGAACATCGGCCTCCTCTGCGCAAGCTCTCTGCCAATTAACCGCCCTGCGATGCGGAGGGTGGTGAAGATGCTGCAAGAAGTGTGCGGTGCCGGTGAGGCCAGGCCGCGTCTTGACAAGGGTGGCAAGCTGTCTCTGTACTATGACGAGGACACCTCCGATCAAGGGAGTAGCGTCTAA